One genomic segment of Deltaproteobacteria bacterium includes these proteins:
- a CDS encoding CxxxxCH/CxxCH domain-containing protein, whose protein sequence is MGHVKWSLGSGLLCFALFATFGPGCSRVVEPELPTSWKTEIGPLLASQCSPCHTGASADGSYRTTSYAAVLEDGTDAVSNAIAGDESSRLLTIFEEAGHLAHLGEGEVATERLAVLRRWVVEDELAYFWSAAHPPSILDPRAEAFHGATVAAEGWTLSSCRNCHGSDYRGGAVQADCTSCHQNSPEACDTCHGSARNAAPPRPVYAGNDPGAHQAHLTIPSGRFAALPCGTCHVVPASLGDAGHVDGADGAAEVTFGATATANGATPAYDATSGTCSGTYCHAGRSGGGTPAPSWTTSGGFTTCDGCHGAPPPTLSDGSAHPQMTSCVACHPATVNAAGDIIDVSLHGNGFVETRAGIDQCDGCHTGPGSPTPFMDTQGNTASTAPAVGAHDFHAGPSAFHAESGGTVGYACDTCHLVPTALGDAGHIDGGGAEVIFGGVATAKGATPTWDPASRTCSDVYCHGALLDGGGTSPTPAWNAQGVQTVCGNCHALPPAQVTSSGTPTPHPNMTTCSACHASVIDANFVFIDRSLHNNGQVDF, encoded by the coding sequence ATGGGACACGTCAAGTGGAGCCTCGGCTCCGGACTCCTCTGCTTCGCGCTCTTCGCCACCTTCGGGCCGGGATGCTCGAGGGTGGTCGAGCCGGAGCTGCCGACCTCGTGGAAGACCGAGATCGGACCGCTCCTCGCGAGCCAGTGCTCGCCCTGTCACACGGGGGCCTCGGCCGACGGTAGCTACCGCACCACCAGCTACGCGGCCGTGCTGGAGGACGGGACCGATGCCGTCAGCAACGCCATCGCGGGAGACGAGAGCTCCCGCCTGCTGACCATCTTCGAGGAGGCTGGCCACCTCGCCCACCTGGGTGAGGGGGAGGTCGCCACCGAGCGCCTGGCCGTCCTTCGCCGGTGGGTCGTGGAGGACGAGCTGGCCTACTTCTGGTCGGCCGCGCACCCCCCCTCGATCCTCGATCCCCGCGCCGAGGCCTTCCATGGCGCGACGGTGGCCGCCGAGGGATGGACCCTCTCCAGTTGCCGCAACTGCCACGGGAGCGACTACCGGGGCGGCGCCGTCCAGGCCGACTGCACCTCCTGCCACCAGAACAGCCCCGAGGCCTGTGACACCTGCCACGGCTCGGCCCGGAACGCGGCGCCCCCCCGCCCGGTGTACGCCGGGAACGATCCGGGCGCCCACCAGGCCCACCTGACCATCCCCTCGGGCCGCTTCGCGGCCCTGCCCTGCGGCACCTGCCACGTCGTCCCGGCGAGCCTGGGCGACGCCGGCCACGTGGACGGCGCGGACGGCGCCGCCGAGGTGACCTTCGGCGCCACCGCCACGGCCAACGGCGCGACGCCGGCCTACGACGCGACGAGCGGCACCTGCAGCGGGACCTACTGCCACGCCGGGCGCTCGGGCGGCGGCACCCCGGCCCCATCCTGGACGACCAGCGGTGGGTTCACGACCTGCGACGGTTGCCACGGCGCCCCGCCGCCGACCCTCTCCGACGGCAGCGCCCACCCGCAGATGACCAGCTGCGTGGCCTGCCACCCGGCCACGGTGAACGCCGCGGGCGACATCATCGACGTCAGCCTCCACGGCAACGGCTTCGTGGAGACCCGGGCCGGCATCGACCAGTGCGATGGCTGCCATACGGGGCCCGGCTCCCCCACCCCCTTCATGGACACCCAGGGGAACACCGCCTCGACGGCCCCCGCGGTGGGCGCCCACGACTTCCACGCGGGCCCCTCGGCCTTCCACGCCGAGTCGGGCGGCACGGTCGGCTACGCCTGCGACACCTGTCACCTCGTGCCCACGGCCCTCGGAGACGCCGGCCACATCGACGGCGGCGGCGCCGAGGTGATCTTCGGCGGCGTGGCCACCGCCAAGGGCGCCACCCCGACCTGGGACCCCGCGTCGCGAACCTGCAGCGACGTCTACTGCCACGGCGCCCTGCTGGACGGGGGCGGCACCAGCCCCACCCCCGCCTGGAACGCCCAGGGGGTGCAGACGGTCTGCGGCAACTGCCACGCCCTGCCTCCCGCGCAGGTGACCTCGAGCGGTACGCCGACGCCTCACCCGAACATGACGACATGCAGCGCTTGTCACGCCTCGGTGATCGACGCGAACTTCGTCTTCATCGATCGGTCCCTGCACAACAACGGACAGGTGGACTTCTAG
- the nrfD gene encoding polysulfide reductase NrfD — MHEIIGYSYPNDVHIHWTLMIVMYPYVTGLVAGAFILGSFYHVFDREEFKPVARLCLAVSFSFLMVATLPLLNHLGQPQRSFYMFITSNFSSAMAGFGYIYLTYLIILSLEVWLVFREDIILLARRSRGLTRMMYKALSLWTYDTSPEALAIDHKVTKVLSAIGIPAACILHGYVGFIFGALKANPWWSTPLMPVIFLFSAIVSGIAGIIIIYQVAMKFSGRKIDREAISGMTRWLWLFLMMASTLEILEIVVLAYEGAEEWEIIEPLLTEQLAVSFIGIQLILGSLVPFILLMISVLLNRHFDDRVANTLAFVASFLLLLQVFAMRWNVVIGGQLFSKSLRGIREGYSPHFLEKEGIGAALAIFILPFIIMLVFNKILPIFRPQRGEEAASEA, encoded by the coding sequence ATGCACGAGATCATCGGTTATTCCTATCCCAACGACGTCCACATCCACTGGACGCTCATGATCGTCATGTACCCCTACGTGACGGGGCTGGTGGCCGGCGCCTTCATCCTGGGCAGCTTCTACCACGTCTTCGATCGTGAGGAGTTCAAGCCGGTGGCCCGCCTCTGCCTGGCGGTCTCCTTCTCCTTCCTCATGGTGGCGACGCTACCGCTGCTCAACCACCTCGGGCAGCCGCAGCGCTCGTTCTACATGTTCATCACCTCGAACTTCTCATCAGCGATGGCAGGCTTCGGGTACATCTACCTGACCTACCTGATCATCCTGAGCCTCGAGGTGTGGCTGGTCTTCCGGGAGGACATCATCCTCCTGGCCCGGCGCTCGCGGGGCCTGACCCGGATGATGTACAAGGCCCTCTCGCTCTGGACCTACGACACCTCCCCGGAGGCCCTCGCGATCGACCACAAGGTCACCAAGGTGCTCTCGGCCATCGGTATCCCGGCGGCCTGCATCCTCCACGGCTACGTCGGCTTCATCTTCGGCGCCCTGAAGGCCAACCCCTGGTGGTCGACCCCCCTGATGCCCGTGATCTTCCTCTTCTCGGCGATCGTCTCGGGCATCGCCGGCATCATCATCATCTACCAGGTGGCGATGAAGTTCTCGGGCCGGAAGATCGACCGTGAGGCCATCAGCGGCATGACCCGCTGGCTCTGGCTCTTCCTGATGATGGCCTCCACCCTCGAGATCCTCGAGATCGTGGTGCTGGCCTACGAGGGCGCCGAGGAGTGGGAGATCATCGAGCCCCTGCTCACCGAGCAGCTCGCGGTCTCCTTCATCGGCATCCAGCTGATCCTCGGGTCGCTGGTGCCCTTCATCCTGCTGATGATCAGCGTCCTGCTCAACCGGCACTTCGACGACCGGGTGGCGAACACCCTGGCCTTCGTGGCGTCCTTCCTGCTGCTGCTGCAGGTCTTCGCCATGCGCTGGAACGTCGTCATCGGCGGGCAGCTCTTCTCCAAGAGCCTGCGCGGGATACGTGAGGGCTACTCGCCCCACTTCCTGGAGAAGGAGGGAATCGGGGCGGCCCTGGCCATCTTCATCCTGCCCTTCATCATCATGCTGGTCTTCAACAAGATCCTGCCGATCTTCCGGCCGCAGCGCGGCGAGGAGGCGGCCAGCGAGGCCTGA
- a CDS encoding cytochrome c3 family protein translates to MRRLAMKLSLLSALLLAAPVVAEEVPAVGFPVPKPVAPPDVLTFSHQLHVGENGLECSECHEAVAGATTTAASLQPTMDVCEACHEDAVGETCTMCHSAGDEAEGGSLKSWVTEVKFSHAAHMAREKVECLTCHPDATKSTLSTDRLTPAMKTCEGCHQKQMDRLDCAGCHTDLASLKRSSSEVAVHKAGWFPMHSAWARGNVEVCSQCHQQTYCSECHEKTGMAKVADVLPASTDRTLVHRGDWIGRHALEAKSNPARCLSCHGTQVCQDCHAQEQGGHEGHASGGDFRRSPHPVGYLNRGNAAGFHGDEVRREAWRCASCHDQGAASNCVQCHKVGGPGGNPHPPEFERERGSGHEGERVSGTCAPCHL, encoded by the coding sequence ATGCGTCGCCTCGCGATGAAGCTCTCTCTCCTCTCGGCCTTGCTCCTCGCCGCGCCCGTCGTGGCGGAGGAGGTCCCCGCGGTCGGCTTCCCCGTCCCCAAGCCGGTGGCGCCCCCCGACGTGCTGACCTTCTCCCACCAGCTCCACGTGGGCGAGAACGGCCTCGAGTGCAGCGAGTGTCACGAGGCGGTGGCCGGGGCCACCACCACGGCCGCCTCGCTCCAGCCGACGATGGACGTCTGCGAGGCCTGCCACGAGGACGCGGTCGGTGAGACCTGCACCATGTGTCACTCGGCCGGTGACGAGGCCGAGGGCGGATCGCTGAAGTCCTGGGTGACGGAGGTGAAGTTCTCCCACGCCGCGCACATGGCCCGGGAGAAGGTCGAGTGCCTCACCTGCCACCCGGACGCCACCAAGAGCACCCTGAGCACGGACCGGCTCACGCCAGCGATGAAGACCTGCGAGGGCTGCCACCAGAAGCAGATGGATCGCCTCGACTGCGCCGGCTGCCACACCGATCTGGCCTCGCTGAAGCGCTCCTCCTCGGAGGTGGCGGTGCACAAGGCCGGCTGGTTCCCGATGCACTCGGCCTGGGCCCGGGGCAACGTGGAGGTCTGCTCCCAGTGTCACCAGCAGACCTACTGCTCCGAGTGCCACGAGAAGACCGGCATGGCGAAGGTCGCGGACGTCCTGCCCGCCAGCACCGACCGTACCCTCGTCCACCGGGGCGACTGGATCGGGCGCCACGCCCTCGAGGCGAAGAGCAACCCGGCCCGCTGCCTCTCCTGCCACGGCACCCAGGTCTGCCAGGACTGCCACGCCCAGGAGCAGGGCGGCCACGAGGGCCACGCGAGCGGCGGAGACTTCCGGCGCTCACCCCACCCCGTCGGCTACCTGAACCGCGGCAACGCCGCCGGCTTCCACGGAGACGAGGTGCGGCGCGAGGCCTGGAGGTGCGCCTCCTGCCACGATCAGGGGGCGGCCTCGAACTGCGTGCAGTGCCACAAGGTGGGCGGCCCCGGGGGCAACCCGCACCCGCCGGAGTTCGAGCGGGAGCGCGGCTCCGGTCACGAGGGTGAGCGCGTGAGCGGGACCTGCGCCCCGTGTCACCTCTAA
- a CDS encoding 4Fe-4S dicluster domain-containing protein, producing the protein MLAKLNRRNFLEVLGQATAAGGLIVLLGPRATQATTTPEDEAYDWEEHSYVYLIDISKCIGCGSCVRGCKAENDVPDGFYRTWVERYAIAGLEEVRIDSPQGGLNGFQPDPTAPASTKSFFVPKLCNHCSNTPCVQVCPVGASYQTKDGLVLVDKDHCVGCGYCVQACPYGSRFLDPETHTAEKCTWCYHRISKGELPACVASCPTGTRRFGDLKREGDEVVAIIRSQNVGVLAKELLTKPRCYYLHLDGEVR; encoded by the coding sequence ATGCTGGCCAAGCTGAACCGCCGGAACTTCCTCGAGGTCCTCGGCCAGGCCACCGCCGCTGGTGGCCTGATCGTCCTCCTCGGCCCCCGCGCCACCCAGGCGACCACGACCCCCGAGGACGAGGCCTACGACTGGGAGGAGCACTCCTACGTCTACCTGATCGACATCTCCAAGTGCATCGGCTGCGGCTCTTGCGTTCGCGGCTGCAAGGCCGAGAACGACGTCCCCGACGGCTTCTACCGCACCTGGGTCGAGCGCTACGCGATCGCGGGCCTGGAGGAGGTCCGCATCGACTCGCCGCAGGGTGGCCTCAACGGCTTCCAGCCCGATCCGACCGCCCCGGCCTCCACGAAGTCCTTCTTCGTGCCCAAGCTCTGCAACCACTGCTCGAACACCCCCTGCGTGCAGGTCTGCCCGGTGGGCGCCTCCTACCAGACCAAGGACGGCCTGGTGCTGGTGGACAAGGACCACTGCGTGGGCTGCGGCTACTGCGTCCAGGCCTGCCCCTACGGCAGCCGCTTTCTCGATCCCGAGACGCACACCGCCGAGAAGTGCACCTGGTGCTACCACCGGATCAGCAAGGGTGAGCTGCCCGCCTGTGTGGCCTCCTGCCCCACCGGCACCCGCCGCTTCGGCGACCTCAAGCGTGAGGGCGACGAGGTGGTGGCCATCATCCGCTCCCAGAACGTCGGGGTGCTCGCCAAGGAGCTCCTCACCAAGCCCCGCTGCTACTACCTCCATCTCGACGGCGAGGTCCGCTGA
- a CDS encoding cytochrome c3 family protein, with protein sequence MKLPSLGRTARIVVLVGAAVFALIGWRTYSYVQHDPTFCTSCHIMDDAYDKWAGSVHQQVTCHECHANDIQANLRQLWVYWTEPPEKPQHRPEVENSTCYECHRVGGAAGDHDAGKNEDPNWKHVLAESGHAWHVTKQRIQCIRCHSTSVHQFVPPSQVCVECHKHENLEKTSMDEHCTSCHAFKAINRESLKPARSDCLGCHEEMQVSAEVFPKHVEEAKDAPMAWDCGKCHKPHTKPKLESADCKGCHQEKLKDSDLHAVADHDVCTNCHLPHSWYPDVPKTCQAECHSDKTEEHTEGNVCTDCHE encoded by the coding sequence ATGAAGCTCCCCTCCCTCGGACGAACCGCGCGCATCGTCGTCCTGGTCGGCGCGGCGGTCTTCGCCCTGATCGGCTGGCGCACCTACTCCTACGTGCAGCACGATCCGACCTTCTGCACGAGCTGCCACATCATGGACGACGCCTATGACAAGTGGGCGGGCTCCGTGCACCAGCAGGTCACCTGCCACGAGTGCCACGCCAACGACATCCAGGCGAACCTCCGGCAGCTCTGGGTCTACTGGACCGAGCCCCCGGAGAAGCCCCAGCACCGCCCCGAGGTCGAGAACAGCACCTGCTACGAGTGCCACCGGGTCGGCGGCGCGGCGGGCGATCACGACGCGGGCAAGAACGAGGACCCCAACTGGAAGCACGTCCTCGCCGAGTCGGGCCACGCCTGGCACGTCACCAAGCAGCGCATCCAGTGCATCCGCTGCCACTCCACCTCGGTGCACCAGTTCGTGCCCCCCTCGCAGGTCTGCGTCGAGTGCCACAAGCACGAGAACCTCGAGAAGACGAGCATGGACGAGCACTGCACCTCCTGCCACGCCTTCAAGGCGATCAACCGGGAGAGCCTGAAGCCCGCCCGGAGCGACTGCCTGGGCTGCCACGAGGAGATGCAGGTCTCGGCCGAGGTCTTCCCCAAGCACGTCGAGGAGGCGAAGGACGCCCCGATGGCCTGGGACTGCGGCAAGTGCCACAAGCCGCACACCAAGCCGAAGCTCGAGTCCGCTGACTGCAAGGGCTGCCACCAGGAGAAGCTGAAGGACTCCGATCTCCACGCGGTGGCCGATCACGACGTGTGCACCAACTGCCACCTGCCGCACTCGTGGTACCCGGACGTTCCGAAGACCTGCCAGGCGGAGTGCCACTCGGACAAGACCGAGGAGCACACCGAGGGCAACGTCTGCACGGACTGCCACGAGTAG
- a CDS encoding cytochrome c3 family protein — translation MQPRAIILGVALAFAVGLVATNATAEDPKAPDTVTIDKCKTKKPAVEFPHKVHAEMEGVACDSCHHNDSVGKSCADCHKDKEQKDIGKCTESSPKKNPFHAKCIGCHKEKAADKPDLKAPTKCKDCHKEG, via the coding sequence ATGCAGCCCAGAGCGATCATCCTTGGTGTCGCCCTCGCCTTTGCCGTCGGTCTCGTCGCCACCAACGCGACGGCCGAGGATCCGAAGGCCCCGGATACCGTCACCATCGACAAGTGCAAGACCAAGAAGCCGGCCGTGGAGTTCCCCCACAAGGTCCACGCCGAGATGGAAGGCGTCGCCTGCGACTCCTGCCACCACAACGACTCCGTGGGTAAGTCCTGCGCCGATTGTCACAAGGACAAGGAGCAGAAGGACATCGGCAAGTGCACCGAGTCCTCCCCCAAGAAGAACCCCTTCCACGCGAAGTGCATCGGTTGCCACAAGGAGAAGGCCGCGGACAAGCCTGACCTGAAGGCCCCGACGAAGTGCAAGGACTGCCACAAGGAGGGCTGA
- a CDS encoding cytochrome C, translating to MSDAPERHSKHLYRAVIVIVGGLIAIFSSRLLLMPKSFGEHGWYRFDNVAEQMAKPVKHGGNASCKSCHGEQSEQHDGAGHATVPCESCHAPLATHVKEKKKSADMKVERTYKLCARCHQKLEARPKDFPQVVLKEHLEDQGETLEGDVCLNCHQPHAPLEDL from the coding sequence ATGAGCGACGCTCCTGAACGACACAGCAAACACCTCTACCGGGCGGTGATCGTCATCGTCGGCGGTCTGATCGCCATCTTCTCCAGCCGCCTGCTGCTCATGCCGAAGTCCTTCGGCGAGCACGGCTGGTACCGCTTCGACAACGTGGCCGAGCAGATGGCCAAGCCCGTGAAGCACGGCGGCAACGCCTCCTGCAAGTCCTGCCACGGCGAGCAGAGCGAGCAGCACGACGGCGCCGGACACGCCACCGTGCCCTGCGAGAGCTGCCACGCCCCGCTGGCGACCCACGTCAAGGAGAAGAAGAAGTCCGCCGACATGAAGGTGGAGCGCACCTACAAGCTCTGCGCGCGCTGCCACCAGAAGCTCGAGGCCCGGCCGAAGGACTTCCCCCAGGTCGTGCTCAAGGAGCACCTCGAGGACCAGGGCGAGACCCTCGAGGGCGACGTCTGCCTCAACTGCCACCAGCCGCACGCACCCCTGGAGGATCTCTAG
- a CDS encoding FeoA family protein has protein sequence MSALPQVMPLSVATEIMQEEGSLASLRPGTRGLVTALEEGSGDAVAKLLALGVVPGMQLALESVGPAVVFRIGHARFAVDRALAGAIRVQRVER, from the coding sequence ATGAGCGCCCTGCCCCAGGTCATGCCCCTTAGCGTCGCGACCGAGATCATGCAGGAGGAGGGCAGCCTCGCCTCCCTGCGCCCGGGCACCCGCGGCCTGGTGACCGCCCTGGAGGAGGGCTCCGGCGACGCGGTCGCCAAGCTCCTCGCCCTGGGCGTGGTGCCCGGCATGCAGCTCGCCCTCGAGAGCGTGGGGCCCGCCGTGGTCTTCCGGATCGGGCACGCCCGCTTCGCCGTGGACCGCGCCCTGGCCGGCGCCATCCGGGTTCAGAGGGTCGAGAGGTAG
- the feoB gene encoding ferrous iron transport protein B gives MNSSQNTALAQTPDGAPATDSGSGERALSDRRQVVLVGSPNVGKSVLFGALTGRYVVVSNYPGTTVELSRGRYEEGDATIEVVDTPGLYSLRPLSDEERVARTLVFEATDAILVQVAEARGLERALPLTLQLRSLGRPMVLVLNMMDEAEAAGMKIDIDTLSDQLGIPVVGTVAVKGEGVMDLRAAIAGLRSAPQGVAASKPLPDTVTGFLSAYAELAPPTSELPAETLGLLLASGDPELCEAARGWGEGHAERLDALAAERHGPQQQPVGVALASALHEAAREIAAGTVVTPRRGEAASERLHRLLVNPWTGVPILLGVIYLGLYQFVGVFGAGTVVDFLESDVFGTYVNPHVDAFLLSVLPGESGAAYWVRELIGSDYGIITLGVTYAFAIVLPIVFLFFLFFSLLEDSGYFPRLAMLVDRLFKRIGLNGRAVIPIVLGFACDTMATMVTRVQETKRERIITTLLLALAIPCSAQYGVIVALLAVSGGAYFGMSWAFLVWAGVIFASFLATGVLASRAVPGRSASFYMELPPLRWPRPINVTAKVLARMKWYFFEILPIFVLASVLIWVGRLTGLFGVLTRALEPVVGFLGLPAETSEIFLYGFFRRDFGAAGLYDLAGEGLLSTGQLLVATVTLTLFLPCVAQLLVMYKERGPKATAIMVGIVFAVAFLVGGVLRVVLQAAGALA, from the coding sequence ATGAACAGCTCCCAGAACACCGCCCTCGCCCAGACTCCGGATGGAGCGCCCGCGACCGACTCCGGGTCCGGCGAGCGGGCGCTCTCCGATCGCCGGCAGGTGGTCCTCGTCGGCAGCCCGAACGTGGGCAAGAGCGTCCTCTTCGGCGCGCTCACCGGGCGCTACGTCGTCGTCTCCAACTACCCGGGCACGACCGTGGAGCTCTCTCGCGGCCGCTACGAGGAGGGGGACGCGACGATCGAGGTGGTGGATACGCCGGGCCTCTACAGCCTGCGCCCTCTCTCCGACGAGGAGCGGGTGGCCCGCACGCTGGTCTTCGAGGCCACCGACGCGATCCTCGTGCAGGTCGCCGAGGCCCGGGGCCTCGAGCGCGCGCTGCCGCTGACCCTCCAGCTTCGCAGCCTCGGCCGCCCGATGGTGCTCGTCCTCAACATGATGGACGAGGCCGAGGCGGCCGGCATGAAGATCGACATCGATACGCTTTCCGACCAGCTGGGAATACCAGTGGTGGGGACCGTGGCGGTGAAGGGTGAAGGAGTGATGGACCTGCGCGCGGCGATTGCCGGGCTGCGGTCCGCGCCGCAGGGAGTGGCGGCGTCAAAGCCCCTGCCCGACACCGTCACGGGTTTTCTCTCGGCCTACGCCGAGCTGGCGCCGCCGACGAGCGAGCTGCCGGCCGAGACGCTGGGCCTCCTCCTGGCCTCCGGGGATCCGGAGCTCTGCGAGGCCGCGCGAGGGTGGGGTGAGGGTCACGCCGAGCGCCTCGACGCGCTGGCCGCCGAGCGGCACGGACCGCAGCAGCAGCCGGTCGGCGTGGCGCTGGCCTCGGCCCTCCACGAGGCGGCCCGGGAGATCGCCGCCGGGACCGTCGTGACCCCCCGGCGGGGTGAGGCCGCGTCCGAGCGCCTGCACCGCCTGCTCGTGAACCCCTGGACCGGCGTGCCGATCCTCCTGGGGGTCATCTACCTCGGGCTCTACCAGTTCGTGGGCGTCTTCGGCGCGGGCACGGTGGTCGACTTCCTGGAGAGCGACGTCTTCGGCACCTACGTGAACCCCCACGTGGACGCCTTCCTGCTCTCGGTCCTCCCCGGGGAGAGCGGCGCCGCCTACTGGGTGCGCGAGCTCATCGGCAGCGACTACGGCATCATCACCCTGGGCGTGACCTACGCCTTCGCCATCGTCCTGCCGATCGTCTTCCTCTTCTTCCTCTTCTTCTCCCTCCTCGAGGACAGCGGCTACTTCCCCCGGCTCGCCATGCTGGTGGACCGCCTCTTCAAGCGCATCGGCCTCAACGGCCGGGCGGTGATCCCCATCGTCCTGGGCTTCGCCTGCGACACCATGGCCACCATGGTCACCCGGGTGCAGGAGACCAAGCGGGAGCGGATCATCACGACCCTCCTGCTGGCCCTGGCGATCCCCTGCTCGGCCCAGTACGGCGTCATCGTGGCGCTGCTGGCCGTCTCGGGCGGCGCCTACTTCGGGATGTCCTGGGCCTTCCTCGTCTGGGCCGGCGTGATCTTCGCGTCCTTCCTGGCCACCGGGGTGCTCGCCAGCCGGGCCGTGCCCGGGCGCTCGGCGAGCTTCTACATGGAGCTGCCGCCCCTGCGCTGGCCGCGGCCGATCAACGTGACCGCCAAGGTCCTGGCCCGGATGAAGTGGTACTTCTTCGAGATCCTCCCGATCTTCGTCCTGGCCAGCGTCCTCATCTGGGTCGGCCGGCTCACCGGCCTCTTCGGGGTGCTGACCCGCGCCCTCGAGCCGGTCGTGGGCTTCCTCGGGCTGCCCGCCGAGACCTCCGAGATCTTCCTCTACGGCTTCTTCCGCCGGGACTTCGGCGCCGCGGGCCTCTACGACCTCGCCGGCGAGGGCCTGCTCTCGACCGGGCAGCTGCTGGTGGCGACGGTCACCCTGACCCTCTTCCTGCCCTGCGTGGCCCAGCTCCTCGTGATGTACAAGGAGCGGGGGCCCAAGGCGACGGCCATCATGGTCGGCATCGTCTTCGCGGTGGCCTTCCTGGTGGGCGGCGTCCTGCGCGTCGTCCTGCAGGCCGCGGGGGCGCTCGCATGA